Part of the Leptospira johnsonii genome is shown below.
TTACGACAGAATATATGCAGGGACGAAAGCCATTTTGGATCAGGTCCATAATGCGAAAGAGTTGGAATCCGCCGGAGAAAAAGCGCTTATACAATTCGCGGAATTTTTCCAAAAAGATACTGCGCTCGCAAATCTTTGGGCTGGGGCAAGAGCTGTCCCAGAATTAGTCTCGGAAGATATTTTAGATACTTACAGAAATGCAGAACTGATAACAAAGACTGCATCTCGTTGTTTACCTGGCTTAAAGGAAAACGATTTAAAACCTTTTGCGCTCTTTCTTAGCCATACAATGGGGACGATCGTTCGTTTTGCAGGGGAAATCGAAAAAGAACAAGGAAAAGCGATTCTTAAGGAATGTCAGGAAATATTCAGACTAAGATTAAAATCCTTGGTCGATCTCTCCAAATCTTCGCGCAAAAAGGGTAAATAAAAATTCTA
Proteins encoded:
- a CDS encoding TetR/AcrR family transcriptional regulator, translating into MDLILRTAKELIGERGIDAVSMREIAQSAGIQIGSLYQYFPGKNSLLLTIMRDYYDRIYAGTKAILDQVHNAKELESAGEKALIQFAEFFQKDTALANLWAGARAVPELVSEDILDTYRNAELITKTASRCLPGLKENDLKPFALFLSHTMGTIVRFAGEIEKEQGKAILKECQEIFRLRLKSLVDLSKSSRKKGK